The window CGGCGCAACGGAGGCGACGGAAGGGGCGGCGCGTGCCGCGCTTCGGATGCACGTCGGGGATCCTGTGACCGAGGAGAGCTTGGTGAAGGATCGCGATGCGATCTACGCGACGGGGTATTTCTACGATCTCTATCCGTCCTTTGAGGCGGTGCCGGAGGGGGTTGTACTGACGTACAACGTGCTTGAGAACCCGCAGCTCAAGGAAGTGAAGATCGAGGGGAATACAGTCGAGTCCACAGAGAGCCTGATGGAACTCGTCACGGTTGAAAAGGGGGCGCTCCTCAACGCGCGTACCCTGCAGGAGAATGTGCAGGCGATCCAGGAGAAATATCGCGCGGATGGCTATATCCTCGCAAAGATCACGGATCTGAACATTGCACAGGACGGTACGCTCACGATCAAGATCAGCGAGGGCGTTCTTGAGGGCTACAAGGTCAAGGGAAATCAAAAGACGAAGGAACACGTCATCCTGCGCGAGATGCGGCAGAAGGTCGGTGAGCCGTTCAATGCGAACATGGCGCGCCGCAGTATGCAGCGTGTCTACAACCTCGGCTTCTTCGAGGATGTCAACGTGAAGATGAACCCGGGCGTGGAGCCGAATGCGGTCGTCATGGAGCTCGATGTCAAGGAGAAGCGTACGGGTGCGTTCGGCATCGGTGCGGGCTACTCCAGCTCCGACGGCATGGTCGGCATGGTGAGCATCAGCGATACGAATTTCCGCGGGATGGGCGATACCATCAGCCTCAGCTATGAGATGAGCGGCGACGACTCGGATGCGCGTGGCTATACGTTCATGTACCGCCGCCCGTGGCTCGATCAGAAGGAAACGGCGGGAACGCTCCGCGTCTACAACCGCACCTATGAGTACGACGACTACGATGAAAACGGAAACCACAAGGAGTCCTTTATGCGCAAGTACTCTGGCGGGGAGTTTACCCTCAGCCGACCGATGAGCGAGTATTCGACGAATTTCGTTACGCTGCGCAACCGAAAGGACAAATACGTCCGTCACACGGAGTACGGAAATGCGGGCAACCGCAGCGGCAATACGGCATGGCTGAACAACAATTTCGGCACGACGCGCAGTGTGACGCTGGAGCATGTGACGGATACGCGCGACAATGTCTATGAGCCGACGATGGGCGCGCGTGCCTCGCTCTCGGCGGAGTTCGCAGGATTTGGCGGAGACTTTACCTATCAGAAGTGCATCGTGGGCGATGCGCACTATCTGAAGGCGGGACGTGCGCAGGTATTCGTCCTGCGCGGGCAGTACGGCGCAAGTCACGGGTCGCTTTCGGAGTTCAGTCAGTTCCGCATGGGCGGACAGGATACCATTCGCGGCTACCGCGAAGATCAGTTCCGTGGGACGCGTATGGCACTCCTCTCCGCTGAGTACCGTTTCCCCATCGTGTCGAAGGTGACGGGGGCTCTCTTTACGGACTACGGCGGTGCGTGGACGGATGGTTTTATGCCGGAAAAGATGCACGGGAGCGTCGGTGTCGGACTTGGGCTCAACACGCCGATCGGTCCGCTGCGCCTTGACTACGGGCGCGGCTCGCAGGGCGGTCGCGTACATTTCCGCGTCGGCGGCACGTTCTGATGTATATGGCGCATCGCTTTGTGTGCGCCCGTGCGTTCGCGCTTCTCTTTTTCGCAGTTTTGGGGCTGTATGCCCCCGTCTATGCCGCAGCGTCCTCCCGCGTGGAGGAGACTGCGGCTATTGTCGTGGGCGATCAACGGATTCCTCCCGTGGTGCGCGCGCGTATGGAGCGCACGGTTGCGGCAATCGCGGCGGAGCGTATGGAGGGGCGGCGCGTGACGGAGATCTCTGCGGCGGAGGAGGCGGAGATCATCGGCGCGGTCTTTGATCGTCTGCTCGTCGGTTATACGGTGACGGGGGTCACTGTGCGCCCCGCGCCGCAGGCGGAGGTGGAGATTCATCTCGTACCGTGGGCGGATACGATTCAAACTGTTACGGTCGATACGACAGTGGAGGGAATGCCGCCCGCCGTCGAGGAGATGGTGCGTGCCGATCTCGCGGATGTAGAGGACGTTTTTTCGGATGCCCTTGTGGGTCTGCCCGTGGCGGCGACGGACTGGGCGGCGGGTGCGCTGAAGCGCAGTCTGAACGCGTATATGGAAGAACGTCTGCCGGAGTTCCGTGCGGACTACGATCTGGAGGTCGATGCAGCGGCACGGGTGCGTCTGACGGTCTATCCGCGTCTGCCCGTCGTGCGGACCGTCGATCTCTCCATGCGTTCGGATACGATTCCGAACGTGGCGCTGCTCTCGCAGCGCAGTGCGATGGAGATGGCGGTGAACCGTCTTGTCGGTGTTCCCGTCGCCTTCGTCGCGCGTCACCGTACCGCATTGGAGCATCAGCTCGCACAGATGCTGGATGCACGGAGCGACGTTCGCCGCCTCCGTCTTACCTCACAGGTGACAATTGCGCCGGGCGAGCGCATGGCGGTCATGAGCCGTACGGATACGACGCGGTATCGGCTGCGCCTTACGGGGTGGCTGGACATCGGGCGCACGTCTGCGGCAGGCGGCGATGTGCGGCGTGATCTGCAGGTACGTCTGCACGCAGGGCGGATGGTGAGTGCACGGGATGAACTCTATGCGGAGACGGATGCCTCGCCGGAGGATCTGCATCTTGACTGGCGCTTGGGATATGCGCGTGCGCTTCTGCCCCATTTGACGGGGGAGCTGCGCTATGATCTGCGTGATGATCGCCTCTCGCTCGCGGGCAGCTATGAACTCCATCCGCGCTGGTGTGTGCGCTACGAGCAGTGGCCGGAGCAGGGCGCATGGGAATGGGAGCTGCGGTACAAACTGCATGACTTCATGAGCATCGCAGGACTGATTGACCAAGACGATGCGTGGGTGCGTCTGATTGGGAATTTCTGATGGATGAGGGGAGGGCTGTAACGGTGAAACGGATTTCGATTGTGGTACCGGTCTACAACGAGGAGGACAATATCGCCCATTTCACGGAGTGTGTGGAGCGGGTCATGGATGCGCTGCCCTACGCGTATGAGATTCTCTTTATCGACGACGGTTCATGCGACCGCAGCCGCACAATTTTGCTGGAACTCGGCGCACGTGATCCACGTGTTCAGTCGATCTTTCTCGCGCGGAACTCCGGGCATCAGATTGCGCTGACCTGCGGCACGGATCATGCGGAGGGGGATGCGGTCATCACGATGGACGGCGATATGCAGCATCCGCCGGAACTCCTGCCCGTTCTGCTCAAAAAGTGGGAGGCGGGCTGTGATATCGTTCAGACGGTGCGGATCTCGACGGAGGGGGTTTCCGCGTTTAAGCGCCTAACCTCGAAGTACTACTATCGCCTCCTCAATGCGGTGACGGATGTGCATATTCAGGAGGGCGGGTCGGATTTTCGCCTGATGGATCGCCGCGCGGTGCTTGCGCTCCGCCGCTATCATGAGCACGCACGCTTCATCCGCGGGATTGTCGGCTCGATGGGGTTTCGCAAGACGACGGTGGAGTTCGTTGCACCCGAGCGTTTTGCGGGGCAGTCGAAGTTCTCCCTGCACAAGATGATTGCGTTCGCGCTCGACGGGATTCTCGCGTACTCGGTGCAGCCCCTGCGTGTGGCATTCTATGTGGGGATACTCTCGGCACTGCTGGCAGTGGTGCTCTTTCTCCACGTTCTTTTTGAAACGCTGCGCGGGGAGACGGTGGCGGGGTGGTCGACGATTGTCGTCTGCAGCCTGTTCTTCGGCGGGATGCAGATGATGATGCTCGGGATCTGCGGCGAGTACATCGCACGTATCCTACAGGAGGTAAAGAATCGTCCGCTCTATCTGGTCGCGAGCGACAACCGTCGTCGGAGCGGGCGACAGGGGGAGGAAAGCGTATGAACGAGCGGCTTACAAGCGCGGTGGCGTTACTGTGTCTTGTGGCGCTGTACTTCTGGGGCAACGGTGCGCTTCCTGTGACCGCGCCCGTTGAGGTGAACTACACGCAGACAGCAAAGGAGATGCTTGCGGCGGGGGATTTTCTCTCGCCGCAGATCTACGGAAACTATTGGTACGACAAGCCGATTTTCTTCTACTGGGAACTGCTTGCGGCGTTTTCTGTGTTTGGCGTAACCGATTTTGCCGCGCGATTTTTCCCTGCGCTGTTTGCGGCGGCGGGGCTCGGTCTGACCTATGCCTTTGCGCGGCGGCTCTACGATGAGCGCACGGCGTTCTGGTCGGCACTCATCCTTGGAACGAGCGTCCTCTATTCCTTCCTCGCAAAGCTCATCCTCACGGATCTGAGTCTTTTTGTCTTTTTCGGCGGAACGCTTGCAGCGTTCTATATCGGTTATCGGGAGCGGCGCAGATCTTTTTTTTATATCGCTTACGCCTGTGCGGGGCTTGCCGTCCTCACGAAAGGTCCGATCGGTTTCCTCCTGCCGGGGCTTATCATCCTCGTCTTTCTCCTCGCAGCGCGTGACCTTTCCGCGCTCGGACGCGTCTGTCTCCCGACGGGGCTGCTCGTCTTTGCGGCGGTCTGTGCGCCGTGGTACGTCTATATGTATCTCGTGCATGGCGCGGACTTTGTCAATACCTTCCTCGGGATTCACAACGTGCTGCGTGCAACAGTGTCCGAGCACGCGCAATGGGATGTCTGGTATTTCTATCTTGGCATCTACGTTCTCGGGATGTTCCCGTGGAGCTTTGCCCTGCCGCTTGCGCTCTTCCGCGCATGGCGCGTGCGTCCTGTTGTGGAGACGCGGACGCTCTTTCTGCTCGTCTGGGCGATTGTTGTGCCCGTATTCTTTCAGATGATGGCGACGAAGTACCCGACGTACAGTTTTCCCGCCTTTCTGCCGACGGCGATCCTCACGGCGCGCCTTCTCGCGCAGAATACGCGCGTGCTCAAGGCGGGGGCGATCGTTGGGATGGGGTTCTATCTCGCCGTGGTCTTTGCAGCGACGAACTACGCGGGGCGCGACGGTCATTTCAGCGGCAAGGGGGCGGCGGCGATTCTCTCCCGGACCATGCAGACGGACGATCTCCTCGTCTGTTACGGCGACTATACGGCAACCGTACCCTACTACACGGGGCATACGATGTATGAACTCGCAACGCGTGAGGAGATCGCGGCACGTGCGCCGAGGGAGATGAGCTGGAACAGCAAGAATGTCATGCCGTTTCTGCCCATCGACGAGCTGCCCGCCGACCGCACGGTCTATCTTGTTCTGGAGCGCCATGCGTTTGACGCGTTCGAGGAAAATTTCGCAGGGCAGGGCTGGGAGGAACTGGGCGCACTGCCCGTCGAGGGGCGGACAAAGCTGCGCCTCTATCGGCGGACGGTGCAGCCGTGAGGAGTTCGTTTTTCTTCTTGAATGAACGTCCGGAATAGTGTATGATAAAAAAGTATTTTGGAGAGTTCTATCGGAAAGAGGGATTGTCATGATGAAAATCAACAAACTCGGTCTTGTGGCGGCGGCATTTGCTGCATCCTCCATGCTTATTGCGGGCTGCGGTGCAAAGACGGCGGATCGTGCGCCGTCGGCGGGCTCGTGGCAGGGCGTCCGCGATGCACAGAATGTCATTACGAAGGAGAACTTTGACGGTCTCGGAGCGGGCTTGAGCCTCAGTGATATGGAGACCCTGTACGGCAAGGCGACCCTCGTTCATCAGAGCATTGTGGACGGGGTCTACAGCTCCACCTACCGCTTTCAGGACGGTTCCAAGATTGTGGATGCGACCTTTGCACATGAGAATTGGCTGAACAATCCGCTCAGCCGCCCCACACTCACCGGCATGGAGTTCGCGGAGATGCCGCTTGTCGCTCATCGCGCAACAAAATAATATTGAACTCTGCGGTACTCTTTGTTATAATGGATGGCGTTCGGTCAGTGTACCGACGGGTCTGGTAGAAAAGGAGATTATATCTATGATCAAATTGCAGCAGAAGCAGGTTAAGATTATCAGCATTCTCATCGCCGTCGTCTTCGTCGGCTCGGTGGTTGCGCTCGCACTCACGCAGAGCGGTTCGGGCATTGCCTCGGCGGCGACGTCCTCCGTGGGCGTTGTGGACTACCGTCAGGTCGGCAGTCAGCATCCGCAGCTTGCAGCGGCGAATGCGGAGATGCAGAAGGCTTCGCAGGAGGCACAGGCGGACTTTGAGGCGAAGTCGGCGAGCATGAACGACCAGGAGAAGGCAGACTACTACCAGCAGACGATGCAGCGCCTTCAGCAGAAGAATGAAGAGCTGATGGAGCCGATCGACAAGAGCATCCAGGATGCAGTCAAGAGCGTTGCCGAGAAGAAGGGGCTTTCCGTCGTCATCGAAAAGGGATCTGTCGTCTATGGCGGTCAGGACATCACGCAGGATGTTGTGAAGCAGCTGGGCAAGTAATCCGCAGGGAATATGCATATGTACCGGGCAGAGCTCTGCTCGGTACATTTTTATAGACGGGGAAATGCGGGGGACGGCTGTGAAAAAACTATGGCAGACGAAACGCAGGGAAATCCTTGCGGGCGCGGCAATCCTGCTGCTCCTTCTCATCTTGTTTTACGCCGTTCCGGAACGCAGGACACCAATGCCCGAACCTGAGATTGGGACGCTGCGGATGGCAGAGGTTCTTTCGGCGCACCCATCCTATGCGCGTCTTGCGGCACTGCGTGCCGAGGAGCGTACGCTCACGCTGCTTCTGCGCGATCTGCCGGAACTGCCGGAGATCACGCCGCCCGCGACAGATCCGCAGCCGTTCGAGGACTCGGTCTGGCAGAAAAATGCACAGACGGTAATCTCGGCACGTGTGGCGCTGGAACGTGAGCAGAAGAGCCTGACGGAGTCGGTTCGCGCGGCGACGGAGGCGGACTATGAGGCACGCAGGAAGGCGATTGACGACGACTATCTGAACGCCATTTTGAACATCAACCTCAAGATTGACAATCAGCGTGCGATGCATGGACCGAAGGTCAGTGAGGAAGAACTGGCGCGTGAACGTGCGAACTGGGAAGCGGAGCGCGATATGCTCAAACACGAGCGTGCTGCGCGTCAGATGGAGCTCTACCGCCAGTGGCAGGAGGAGATTCGGGCGCGTGTCGCCGCGCAGATCAACCCGCGCGAGGCGGAGTGGACGCGGCAGATGCAGGAGACACTGGAAGCACAGAAGGGCGAGGCGCTGCGTTTGCAGCACGAGGCGGAGGAGCGCAGCGTCAAAGAAACGGAACGTGCTCTGGCGGCGCAGGAAGGCAGGACGGTTCAAATGCAGCGCGCTGTGCGGCTTGCCTCCGTGCGCGCGGAGGCGGATGCCCTTGCCGATGAGATCCTGCGCGATGTGCGCAGCCGTGCGGCAAAACTGGCGATTCAATATCATCTCTCCCTTGTACTCGCCTCCCCCGAGGCAGAGGGAAGCCGCCTCCTGCAGCGCAGCGAGCTCTTTGTCACGTCCCGGTATGTGCCGATCCTCGGTGACGGTGTGCGCGATGTGACGGCACAGATGGTGCGCGAGATGCAGCAGATCACACCTGCGGCGCACCAATGATATAGTTTGGGGTCTGCACGAATGGAAAGGATTTTATACAGATGAATGTTATCAGTAAGGCAGCTGCGGCATGCCTTCTTATCGTGAGCACGTGTGCTGCCGGCTGCGGTCAGGTACACATCGGTACAATGGATCGTGAGCGCGTACAGCAGGAAGCCCCTCAGATCAAGGCGGTGGTTGCAGAGGCAAATGAAAAGCTCATGGAGGCGCAGAAGGAAGCACAGGCGAAGTTCGAGGCGAATCCGAATATGACCACCGAGGAGGCGCAGCAGCTCCAGATGGAGACGCAGCGCAAGATGGCGGGACTGAATCAGATGTATATGATCCAGTATGAGCAGAAACTGAACGTCGCCGTACAGGACATTGTCAAGGCGAAGGAGCTGGACATCGTGCTGGATGCCGGCACTGCGCAAACACCAACTGTGTTTGCGGGCGGTGTGGACATCACGGACGAAGTGATCGGCAAACTCCAATAGGAGGCATATGCGCATGGAAAAGACAGTCAATGAGATCGCAGTCCTCGTCGGCGGCACAGTCAGCGGCGACGGCACGTATGTGATTCGGAGACTTGCGGCACTGGATGAGGCGGGAGCGGACGCGCTTGCCTTTGCCGTGCCGCCGCACATCGAGGCGGCGCGTGCAGGTGCAACGGCGGGGGCGCTCCTCCTGCCGACGGGGACGGAGGGCTTTGTCTGTCCCGTGATCTACGTTGCCGACCCGAAAGCGGCGTTCGCGAAGCTGCTGACGATCTTTACTCCGCCGATTGAGCACAGCGTCGGAGTGAGTGACCGGGCATACGTTGGAACGGACGTGAAGATCGGGGAGGGCGTGACCATTCTGCCCTTTGCCTATATTGATGATTATGCGGTCATCGGTGCGGGTGCAACGATCTATCCCCATACCTACGTCGGACAGTACAGCGTGATCGGTGCGGATACCGTGCTCTATTCGAGCGCGACGGTGCGCGAGCACTGCCGCATTGGTGCGCGCTGCACCATCCACAGCGGCGCGGTCATCGGGGCGGATGGCTTCGGTTTTACGACGGAGGCGGGTGTGCATACGAAAGTACCGCAGGTTGGCGGTGTCGTCATCGAGGATGATGTGGAGGTCGGCGCACACGTCGGCATCGACCGCGCGACGCTCGGTGCGACGGTGATCGGCAAGGGGACAAAGATCGACAACCTCGTGCATATCGGTCACAACTGCAACATCGGCGCGAATTGTCTCATTGTTGCACAGACGGGCATCTCCGGCTCGACGAAGGTCGGGCACAACGTCACATTCGGCGGGCAGGTCGGTACGGTCGGTCATATCAGCATCGGTGCGAACTCGGTCTATGCCGCACGTTCCGGCATCATCGGGGATATGCCGGAGGGCGTGTTCTGTGCGGGCTTCCCCGTGCAGCCGCATACGGAGTGGCTGCGCGTGCAGGCGGCGATCCGCCGTCTGCCCGAGATGGTGAAAAAAATAAAATCCCTCGAAAAAGAGCTTGAGGGACTGCGTGGGAAGGACTGAGATGTTTTCCTATGCTGCGATGAAGTTCCTCAGCCGTCTGATCTGTCTCCTGCCGCACGGTGCTGCGATGGCGCTCGGCACGGGGCTCGCACGGCTCGCGTGGATCTTTATCCCTGCACGGCGCAAGGCACTCGCACGGGAGCAGGTCATGCGCTGCCTTGGCGTTTCGGATGCAGAGGCGGAGCGCATTGCTCGTGCGAGTAGTCTGCGCTTCGGTCCGATGCTGATGGAGGTGCTGCGCTATCCCGTCATGAAGGAGTACATCGAGGACTACGTCACGCTCACGGGCGCAGTGGAAGAACTGCGTGCAGTTGTCGAGGAAGGGAGCGGGGCAGTTTTTGCTACCTCGCACAGCGGCAACTGGGAACTCATGGGCGGTGCATTCGCCTCGGCGGGCTTTCCTTTGGTGGGCGTGGCGAAGCGGCAGAGCTCGGCGGGGATGGATCGCTTCATCAATGAGTATCGTTCGCTCGTCGGGATACACGTCACCTATCGTTCGGGCGTGCGCGAGATGTTCCGCATGATTGACGAGGGCTGGATCATTGGGCTCATCAGCGATCAGGATCCTGCGCTGCGCGATGGCGTTATTGTTGACTTTTTCGGGCAGCCGACGAATACAT of the Selenomonas dianae genome contains:
- a CDS encoding BamA/OMP85 family outer membrane protein encodes the protein MNSKKYQKLIRAVLLGAGVSVVALPHGFAAEQKAVPVQSEAAADAALSSIAAQGPALTAAPATTSSDDRAAAWAAQRPAEDAVSRYLAAYAGKTVVEIKLSGATEATEGAARAALRMHVGDPVTEESLVKDRDAIYATGYFYDLYPSFEAVPEGVVLTYNVLENPQLKEVKIEGNTVESTESLMELVTVEKGALLNARTLQENVQAIQEKYRADGYILAKITDLNIAQDGTLTIKISEGVLEGYKVKGNQKTKEHVILREMRQKVGEPFNANMARRSMQRVYNLGFFEDVNVKMNPGVEPNAVVMELDVKEKRTGAFGIGAGYSSSDGMVGMVSISDTNFRGMGDTISLSYEMSGDDSDARGYTFMYRRPWLDQKETAGTLRVYNRTYEYDDYDENGNHKESFMRKYSGGEFTLSRPMSEYSTNFVTLRNRKDKYVRHTEYGNAGNRSGNTAWLNNNFGTTRSVTLEHVTDTRDNVYEPTMGARASLSAEFAGFGGDFTYQKCIVGDAHYLKAGRAQVFVLRGQYGASHGSLSEFSQFRMGGQDTIRGYREDQFRGTRMALLSAEYRFPIVSKVTGALFTDYGGAWTDGFMPEKMHGSVGVGLGLNTPIGPLRLDYGRGSQGGRVHFRVGGTF
- a CDS encoding acylphosphatase codes for the protein MAHRFVCARAFALLFFAVLGLYAPVYAAASSRVEETAAIVVGDQRIPPVVRARMERTVAAIAAERMEGRRVTEISAAEEAEIIGAVFDRLLVGYTVTGVTVRPAPQAEVEIHLVPWADTIQTVTVDTTVEGMPPAVEEMVRADLADVEDVFSDALVGLPVAATDWAAGALKRSLNAYMEERLPEFRADYDLEVDAAARVRLTVYPRLPVVRTVDLSMRSDTIPNVALLSQRSAMEMAVNRLVGVPVAFVARHRTALEHQLAQMLDARSDVRRLRLTSQVTIAPGERMAVMSRTDTTRYRLRLTGWLDIGRTSAAGGDVRRDLQVRLHAGRMVSARDELYAETDASPEDLHLDWRLGYARALLPHLTGELRYDLRDDRLSLAGSYELHPRWCVRYEQWPEQGAWEWELRYKLHDFMSIAGLIDQDDAWVRLIGNF
- a CDS encoding glycosyltransferase family 2 protein → MKRISIVVPVYNEEDNIAHFTECVERVMDALPYAYEILFIDDGSCDRSRTILLELGARDPRVQSIFLARNSGHQIALTCGTDHAEGDAVITMDGDMQHPPELLPVLLKKWEAGCDIVQTVRISTEGVSAFKRLTSKYYYRLLNAVTDVHIQEGGSDFRLMDRRAVLALRRYHEHARFIRGIVGSMGFRKTTVEFVAPERFAGQSKFSLHKMIAFALDGILAYSVQPLRVAFYVGILSALLAVVLFLHVLFETLRGETVAGWSTIVVCSLFFGGMQMMMLGICGEYIARILQEVKNRPLYLVASDNRRRSGRQGEESV
- a CDS encoding ArnT family glycosyltransferase, which gives rise to MNERLTSAVALLCLVALYFWGNGALPVTAPVEVNYTQTAKEMLAAGDFLSPQIYGNYWYDKPIFFYWELLAAFSVFGVTDFAARFFPALFAAAGLGLTYAFARRLYDERTAFWSALILGTSVLYSFLAKLILTDLSLFVFFGGTLAAFYIGYRERRRSFFYIAYACAGLAVLTKGPIGFLLPGLIILVFLLAARDLSALGRVCLPTGLLVFAAVCAPWYVYMYLVHGADFVNTFLGIHNVLRATVSEHAQWDVWYFYLGIYVLGMFPWSFALPLALFRAWRVRPVVETRTLFLLVWAIVVPVFFQMMATKYPTYSFPAFLPTAILTARLLAQNTRVLKAGAIVGMGFYLAVVFAATNYAGRDGHFSGKGAAAILSRTMQTDDLLVCYGDYTATVPYYTGHTMYELATREEIAARAPREMSWNSKNVMPFLPIDELPADRTVYLVLERHAFDAFEENFAGQGWEELGALPVEGRTKLRLYRRTVQP
- a CDS encoding OmpH family outer membrane protein, whose amino-acid sequence is MIKLQQKQVKIISILIAVVFVGSVVALALTQSGSGIASAATSSVGVVDYRQVGSQHPQLAAANAEMQKASQEAQADFEAKSASMNDQEKADYYQQTMQRLQQKNEELMEPIDKSIQDAVKSVAEKKGLSVVIEKGSVVYGGQDITQDVVKQLGK
- a CDS encoding OmpH family outer membrane protein codes for the protein MNVISKAAAACLLIVSTCAAGCGQVHIGTMDRERVQQEAPQIKAVVAEANEKLMEAQKEAQAKFEANPNMTTEEAQQLQMETQRKMAGLNQMYMIQYEQKLNVAVQDIVKAKELDIVLDAGTAQTPTVFAGGVDITDEVIGKLQ
- the lpxD gene encoding UDP-3-O-(3-hydroxymyristoyl)glucosamine N-acyltransferase yields the protein MEKTVNEIAVLVGGTVSGDGTYVIRRLAALDEAGADALAFAVPPHIEAARAGATAGALLLPTGTEGFVCPVIYVADPKAAFAKLLTIFTPPIEHSVGVSDRAYVGTDVKIGEGVTILPFAYIDDYAVIGAGATIYPHTYVGQYSVIGADTVLYSSATVREHCRIGARCTIHSGAVIGADGFGFTTEAGVHTKVPQVGGVVIEDDVEVGAHVGIDRATLGATVIGKGTKIDNLVHIGHNCNIGANCLIVAQTGISGSTKVGHNVTFGGQVGTVGHISIGANSVYAARSGIIGDMPEGVFCAGFPVQPHTEWLRVQAAIRRLPEMVKKIKSLEKELEGLRGKD
- a CDS encoding lysophospholipid acyltransferase family protein, which gives rise to MFSYAAMKFLSRLICLLPHGAAMALGTGLARLAWIFIPARRKALAREQVMRCLGVSDAEAERIARASSLRFGPMLMEVLRYPVMKEYIEDYVTLTGAVEELRAVVEEGSGAVFATSHSGNWELMGGAFASAGFPLVGVAKRQSSAGMDRFINEYRSLVGIHVTYRSGVREMFRMIDEGWIIGLISDQDPALRDGVIVDFFGQPTNTFTGAAAIARRCEVPIFPVFIHREENGHHVITVEPPLTVDKTDDRAADVRRVTQCVSDRIEAWVRRYPEEWFWLHDRWKSLREEQ